GAGACGGTTCTGATGAACCTCATTCGCGGGAGTGGATCCACTGGGTTGAAAGGTATTCTGTCTGTCCGAGACATTAAATTTTTTGGCACAGCTTGCAAGCCAAAACTTACTGTCAAAAGTATTCGACCCCTCGCCGGATTTACACGGCAACAGATTGAAGCATTCCTTACATCCAAGGGGTTAGTACCACGGCATGATTCAACCAACACAGATATCCGTTATTTTCGCAATCGTATTCGTCATGAGTTGATACCGAGGCTTGAAAGCGACTATAATCCAAATATCAGAGTCGGATTAAGCCGAACTGCTGATGTATTAGGGGCTGAATCGGAATACCTCGACACAGTTGCACAAGAGGCGTTTGAGACCTGCCGCGTTCGAGATTCAGATAGGGTTAAGGTACTCGCAGCATCGGAAAGTGTCGTGTTGGACAGAGTGAAGTTCCAACAGTTTCACATCGCAGTCCAGAGACGGGTACTTCGGCAGAGTTTCTTTGAAATGTCAAGGGAGACGGGTGATCTCTATTTTACACATTGTGAAGCAATGCTAAGCCTTATCGAAGGGGATGCTCCGAGTGCTGTATTGGCACTTCCAAACGGCTTACGATTCCGACGTGTATATCAGTATCTTATCTTTGAGGTAAACATAAATTCCAGATCGCCATTTCCAATTGAAATTGAGAGCTTTGTTTATCCGCTGGCTGTTCCCGGTAAAACATTTATCGCTGCTTTAAATACGGAAATTATGGCTGAATTGGGCGATATTCGGTCCCGTGAGGTCGGGACGTTACCGGATGGAAGACTTGAAGCAATTTTTGATTATGAAAAGGTAGAGGGAGCGTTCGTAGATCTCTCCTCAGAAGCACTTCCGCTGACAATACGCAATCGACGGCAAGGCGACAGATTTCAGCCATACGGTATGCGGGGAACGAAAAAGATTAAGGATTTCATGATAGACACCAAGGTGCCTCGCGACGAACGCGATCGCATTCCAATGCTTGTTTGTGGCGACGAGGTTCTCTGGATCGTTGGTTATACCACCAGCGAACCGTTCAAGATTCATCCAGGCACGCGGCAATATCTTTACCTACGTTATGTCAGTGACTAAACCTTCTCCTGAATCCGTTCTCATTTCTGAATCTTGCCTTCAGAACCGCATTCGTGAACTCGGCACGCAGATATTCACAGATTATGAGAACAAGGAGTTGGTACTACTTGGTGTCCTTAGAGGCAGCGTCCTTTTCTTCGCGGATCTTGCCCGTGCTATCTTTAAAGCACAAGATGAAAGTCAAACGAGAGAAGTCGCGCTTCGTTTTGAGTTTGTGCAACTCATGAGTTACCACGATAGTACGCGACCTTCGACAGTAAAGCTTATCCGCGGCGGTAGCGATTATCTCAAAGAGCGACATGTCCTCATCGTGGAAGATATTGTTGATACTGGACGGACTTTAACTTTTCTCCGTGAACACCTTCAGGCGTTGAACCCGAAAACCGTTAAGGTTTGTACATTACTTGATAAACCGTCTCAACGTCAAGTGCCTGTTCCTGTTGATTACATCGGTTTTGAAATTCCAGATACGTTCGTTGTTGGGTACGGACTTGACTATGCACAGCAGTATCGAAATTTACCCTATATTGCTATTTTAGAATCAATTTAAGTGATTTTTGCTCAGAATTGGGATCATACAAGCACAAAATCCAAGGCAAAATATATTTTTTCATTTTTTTGTTGACAATAAATTAAGCATTTAGTAAGATATTTAAAGTTACTACCTTGAAAGGAGATTTATAATGCGTAAATTTGTTTCATTTGGCTTTTGTGGTGTTTTGATTGCAGGATTTATCCTTCTCACGCAAGCCCAAATGTCAGACAAAGCGCAATTGGGGCGCGAACTTTTCCACGATCCAACTTTTAAAGGAACGATTAAACCAGGTAACAGATCCGGGTACGCAACTGGGCTTTCTTGTGCAAACTGCCATGCTGATTTCGATGATGCCGCAAATCCAGACGGTCTGATTCGAGCAGGGCACAGTGTTGTCGGTGTCCCCCACCGAGGAGAAGCCAAAGGCGGAATGATTAAAGGCGCGGATTTCGCGCGTGCGGCTGGCGGCGGCGGCTTCTGTTATGAGCATTTCTTACAGCGGATCCCCGGCGATAAAGTTAATCCCACAGCAATTCCAGCAGAGCATGCCGAAGCACTCATGGCTTATTTTGAAGTTATCTCTGGTGACAACAAAGGACCCGAATTCGAAATCGCAATGCTGGACGACGATGGGAAAAAAGCAGCAGGTGAGAAAATCGGTGCCATGAGTGGTGATTCAAGCAAGGGATGGGAACTTTTTGGACGTGCATGCGTTGTCTGCCATCCAGCAGCCAATAAATCTGGCATCGGTCCGCAACTCGTCCGCTCCAGAGCCCCTCGTGATATTGATAAAACAATGGTGCGTTGGGCTACCAAAATTCGCGGCGGTGGATCTCTTATGCCGTTCTATGCCCCTGACATCCTTAGTGATCAGGATATCGCTGATATTCTTGCGTTCCTGCGTCAGGAAATAGAAAGCACAAAGAAATAACAACCAATCAGGCTGGAATACTCCTTCCAGCCTCACATCCTGTTTTTGAATCTGTTTGATTTTTTGTAACCAACTCTCTTCGCGACTCGTTTTTTCAAGACAAAATAGTAGTCGTGTTAGTCTCAGGGCGCATAAGCGTTTTGATTGATCTAAACATAAAGAGAGGTGGTGTCATGAAAGGATCTCAGTTCCTTACAATATCTTTTTACATTTTCCTCACAGGTTTCGTATTAAGTTTCGTGAGCTGCGGTGGAAGCAACCTAAACAACCCTGTATCAGAAGGGGACGTAACCACTGAGAGCAGTGAAAGCACCGATGGTGTCGTTGAACTTGCAGAAGGAAACTTGGACGCTGAGGAGACAACGGGGCAGATCGCCGATCTTGACGTAAAAGTCACCGTTACGAAAAAAACGGTGGAACCCGGTGAAGAGGTGGAATTAGCTGCTTCCGTCAAAGGGGTTAGAGGTACCAGTGTCACGTTGAACTGGCTGAATATTACAAATCATGGGAGGCTTTCCGCCTCCAGCGAAAATCCAATTACTTGGACTGCTCCCCAAACGTTAAATGGTGAGAACGTTCAAGTTGAAGTCATCCAACTTATTGTGACTGTGATTAGCGAGGTTGTTTCAGTCGGCGCCTCTGGAATTGATACCGATACCCAAATTTTTTCAGAAACGAAAACGGTTTTGTTAACCGTTAGAGATTAGTTCGCAAAAATAAAACCTGTTCTACACAAGCGATAGTCGTATCGGATACGTTTGACATGCCGGCAGCGTTTGTTTTTGCATTGTCTTAGGGTATCAAATGAAGAGAAAATTGATTCGTATTTTTATAGTTGCTATATCTGTGATGGCGATCTCTGGAACGGAACTAAACGCTGGTGGTCCCCACCAACATCAGGTTCAAAAAGGGGATACACTGTGGGGGCTCTCTCGAAAGTACAAGGTGCCTCTCAAAAACATTATCCAAGCTAACAGCATTCAGCCAACGAAACGGTTGCAAATCGGGGAAAAACTCTTAATCCCTAGCGCGCCTGTCGAAGGTGTTTGGTATAAAGTTAAAGCTGGGGATACGTTGTGGAGTATCGCGCTCCGCCATAATATGGAACCACAGGACCTTCAGCGAATTAATGGGATATCCTCGCCTCGCACCCTCCAGATTGGCACAAGACTTCGTATTCACCGAGATGACAGTCTCAGTTTTGGCAATCCGCTTCGGGGCCCTTTAGTTGTAACCTCAAAGTATGGTTATCGGCCTCACCCTGTGACTCGCCGCTACCAGCGCCATGAAGGCATAGATTTTCGTGCCGCTACTGGTACCCGCGTTTATGCTTCACGAGCAGGTCGGGTTATCTTTGCTGGACGGAGAGGGGGTTACGGTAAACTCGTAGGTATCGAACACGAGGGCGATTTCACGACATGGTATGGACACTTGTCACACATCAGAGTGAGAGTTGGGCAAACTGTCACAAAGGGAAGGGTAATTGGGCTTTCCGGGAACACTGGTATTTCAACAGGACCCCATTTACATTTTGAAATTAGGTACAAAGGCAGAAGTGAAAATCCAACAAATCACATTACTATACCATAAACCGGGTTTGCTACTCGTAGCGGTTGTTTTTTTCTTATTAGCGTATTTTCTCAGTCAAGAAAGCACATTATCAGACCCTCTCAACCTGAGACCCGAAGTCGGCACACGCGGACTTGGGTTGAGCGGGGCAGTTATTAGCAGCGCAGACGACGCAACAAGTCCACTCTGGAATCCTGCGGGACTTGCCACGTTGGAACGCGGAAACCTGATTTACGACCTCTCCCAAGGCGCCGTCTCCATCGCTTATCCTATCAAATATATTGGTACATTTGGTGTAAATTTCCTTGATTTAAATCGCAGCGATCGGTTCCTCTTAGAACACACCGCAAACCCGGTTGGCAGCTTTGAACTCGGCAATAATCAAGCACTTTTTTCTTATGCCAAGAGATTAGGAAGTTTTCAACTGGGTGCCAGCACAGGGTATAGCCGGGCACCTTATTATGGTAGCCTCTGGGCACAAAATTATGATGTTGGCCTGCTCACAGAGATTAACCCTCACCTTGCTGTAGGGATGCGATTACGCGATATTGCTGGTGTAACCATTCGACATAGAGACGGTCAGGTGTTGCAAACCTTCGATCAGCAACTTGCGCTCGGTGCTGTCCTAACGCCTCACCCGATTATCCGATGGCACAATCGACTCGATATTATCCATCCGTGTTTTGGTACAAGCATAGAAATCGGAAATAGAACGATCGCGGCTCGCGTCGGATCAATGTTTACCTTTGGCACGGGAACCCCTTCCCAATCTTGGAGCATAGGGTTTTCACTGAACCAATTAGGGAAGCAGTTCCATTATACATATTTGAATCACAATGATCTGAAGCATAGACATCTCGCTTCAGTAGGCATGTCTTTTGGGGCGGCACAACCCGCTTCACAGAAACCTCCAACCAGTGACACTATTATAGGACAATCAACAGAAACGCAGCGGCGACAATCAAAACGAAAAGCTTCAGAATATAAGGGTGCCCAAATCGCACGGGAATACGACGTTGATGTAGCACTCATGCTTGCTATCATTCATACCGAATCTAACTTTAACCCACTCGCTGTATCAAACAACGGAGCAGCAGGCTTAATGCAGCTCATGCCCGATGCCGCACAAGATCTTGGGCTCAAGGTGCCGAAATACAAAAATAGAAGGAAACCGAAACTCGACCCGAACATAGATGAACGATTTGACCCGAACAGAAACTTGCACGCGGGTTTAACTTATTTCAAAATGCTCTACGAAAAATATTTGAATAATTTGACTTTGGCACTCGGAGCGTACAACGTCGGTCCCGGTAAGGTGAGAATACGCGGTCCACTGATTAGCAGCGGAAAAAGATATGCGAGGAAGGTGATTAATCGCTCCCAATATTACCGTGACAAGCCGACACAAATGGAAATTGATCTCAAGCGGTTAGAAAGAATCCTTAATGAATAAAGAAGGCGCGACGCGCGTCAGCTGCGGGGAGATAGTATGGATAAAATTAGATTGGCAATCGTTGGATGTGGCGGTATGGGACACCGACACATGTACGGGTTGGCAGAACTTCATCGGGTAGGATGGACGCGGTTTAACCTTGTCGGTGCATGTGATCCTGTCCTCGCTAATGCCGAGTCGCTCGCTTCACAAGCAGAAGAACGTTTTGGTGAGAAACCTGCTGTTGTTGGGAGTCTGGAAGAACTCGCTGAAGTCGGGGTAGATGCTGTGGATGTGACGACGACACCCCCGTATCATCACACCGTCGCTATTGAAACCCTTGAACGTGGCTGGCACACTATGGTCGAAAAACCCATGGGGTTAACCGTTCGAGCGTGTAACCTTATTCGTCGTGCCGCCGATGCATCCGATGCGATTCTCAGCGTCGCAGAAAACTATCGGCGCGACCCGATCAATCGACTCGCAAAAGCACTGCTGGATGCAGAGGTCATCGGCAAACCACGTTTCCTCATTCACCACGCAATCGGTGGCACAAATCGTATGACTATCTCCGTCTGGCGACACCAGAAAGATCAAAGTGGTGTCCTACTTGATGTCGGTGTTCACTATGCGGACATGATCGAGTATCTTCTTGGTGATATTGACACAATTTATGCCCAGACCCGACTCCATGAACCGATCCGGTATAATGCTGCCGCAGTGACCGGTGAATCCGGCTCTAATCCTGCTGGGGTGTATACGAAATGGCAACGCAAGATGCCTGCGGAATTTGAGGCGACTGCAGAGGATGCGGCTTATGCGACCTTGACTTTCAAAAATGGCGTTGTCGGGCAATATATTGAAGACCACGGCGCATGGGGACAAGGCGGTTGGCTTCGGAAAATCCACGGATCCCAAGGTTCTATGACACTCCCCGGCGATCGGAGCGGTGGAATTATCACCCTCAATATTAACGGACAGGAAACAATTAACGACGAACGACTCTTGGATCTCGTTCCAGACTTTCGCTTAGACGCCGTCACAACAGATCTTTTCGGCGGAGATCGGCTGTGGAAGTATGAATTGCCGTTTACGCAAATTGACCCGAAGATTATCGCTATCGAATATGGGGACTTTGCTGAAGCTATCGCTGGAAACAGTGAGGTTGAAGTAGATGCATATCAGGGTACTCGGTCAGTCGCCCTTTCCTAT
The Candidatus Poribacteria bacterium genome window above contains:
- a CDS encoding c-type cytochrome, translating into MRKFVSFGFCGVLIAGFILLTQAQMSDKAQLGRELFHDPTFKGTIKPGNRSGYATGLSCANCHADFDDAANPDGLIRAGHSVVGVPHRGEAKGGMIKGADFARAAGGGGFCYEHFLQRIPGDKVNPTAIPAEHAEALMAYFEVISGDNKGPEFEIAMLDDDGKKAAGEKIGAMSGDSSKGWELFGRACVVCHPAANKSGIGPQLVRSRAPRDIDKTMVRWATKIRGGGSLMPFYAPDILSDQDIADILAFLRQEIESTKK
- a CDS encoding transglycosylase SLT domain-containing protein, which produces MKIQQITLLYHKPGLLLVAVVFFLLAYFLSQESTLSDPLNLRPEVGTRGLGLSGAVISSADDATSPLWNPAGLATLERGNLIYDLSQGAVSIAYPIKYIGTFGVNFLDLNRSDRFLLEHTANPVGSFELGNNQALFSYAKRLGSFQLGASTGYSRAPYYGSLWAQNYDVGLLTEINPHLAVGMRLRDIAGVTIRHRDGQVLQTFDQQLALGAVLTPHPIIRWHNRLDIIHPCFGTSIEIGNRTIAARVGSMFTFGTGTPSQSWSIGFSLNQLGKQFHYTYLNHNDLKHRHLASVGMSFGAAQPASQKPPTSDTIIGQSTETQRRQSKRKASEYKGAQIAREYDVDVALMLAIIHTESNFNPLAVSNNGAAGLMQLMPDAAQDLGLKVPKYKNRRKPKLDPNIDERFDPNRNLHAGLTYFKMLYEKYLNNLTLALGAYNVGPGKVRIRGPLISSGKRYARKVINRSQYYRDKPTQMEIDLKRLERILNE
- a CDS encoding Gfo/Idh/MocA family oxidoreductase, with amino-acid sequence MDKIRLAIVGCGGMGHRHMYGLAELHRVGWTRFNLVGACDPVLANAESLASQAEERFGEKPAVVGSLEELAEVGVDAVDVTTTPPYHHTVAIETLERGWHTMVEKPMGLTVRACNLIRRAADASDAILSVAENYRRDPINRLAKALLDAEVIGKPRFLIHHAIGGTNRMTISVWRHQKDQSGVLLDVGVHYADMIEYLLGDIDTIYAQTRLHEPIRYNAAAVTGESGSNPAGVYTKWQRKMPAEFEATAEDAAYATLTFKNGVVGQYIEDHGAWGQGGWLRKIHGSQGSMTLPGDRSGGIITLNINGQETINDERLLDLVPDFRLDAVTTDLFGGDRLWKYELPFTQIDPKIIAIEYGDFAEAIAGNSEVEVDAYQGTRSVALSYAMLESGATGQIVQIDQMLDESINTYQREIDEGLGI
- the tilS gene encoding tRNA lysidine(34) synthetase TilS, which produces ETVLMNLIRGSGSTGLKGILSVRDIKFFGTACKPKLTVKSIRPLAGFTRQQIEAFLTSKGLVPRHDSTNTDIRYFRNRIRHELIPRLESDYNPNIRVGLSRTADVLGAESEYLDTVAQEAFETCRVRDSDRVKVLAASESVVLDRVKFQQFHIAVQRRVLRQSFFEMSRETGDLYFTHCEAMLSLIEGDAPSAVLALPNGLRFRRVYQYLIFEVNINSRSPFPIEIESFVYPLAVPGKTFIAALNTEIMAELGDIRSREVGTLPDGRLEAIFDYEKVEGAFVDLSSEALPLTIRNRRQGDRFQPYGMRGTKKIKDFMIDTKVPRDERDRIPMLVCGDEVLWIVGYTTSEPFKIHPGTRQYLYLRYVSD
- the hpt gene encoding hypoxanthine phosphoribosyltransferase, whose protein sequence is MSVTKPSPESVLISESCLQNRIRELGTQIFTDYENKELVLLGVLRGSVLFFADLARAIFKAQDESQTREVALRFEFVQLMSYHDSTRPSTVKLIRGGSDYLKERHVLIVEDIVDTGRTLTFLREHLQALNPKTVKVCTLLDKPSQRQVPVPVDYIGFEIPDTFVVGYGLDYAQQYRNLPYIAILESI
- a CDS encoding M23 family metallopeptidase yields the protein MKRKLIRIFIVAISVMAISGTELNAGGPHQHQVQKGDTLWGLSRKYKVPLKNIIQANSIQPTKRLQIGEKLLIPSAPVEGVWYKVKAGDTLWSIALRHNMEPQDLQRINGISSPRTLQIGTRLRIHRDDSLSFGNPLRGPLVVTSKYGYRPHPVTRRYQRHEGIDFRAATGTRVYASRAGRVIFAGRRGGYGKLVGIEHEGDFTTWYGHLSHIRVRVGQTVTKGRVIGLSGNTGISTGPHLHFEIRYKGRSENPTNHITIP